The Arachis hypogaea cultivar Tifrunner chromosome 16, arahy.Tifrunner.gnm2.J5K5, whole genome shotgun sequence genome contains a region encoding:
- the LOC112757943 gene encoding uncharacterized protein has translation MVLLRLIISNPALVVVLLASLCVAVLLASHPASSIKYPPCYKDISFWIKESFTENILCELVRGIAGDLVEETDTASVLLKAIGYIRFLQSQIEALSLPYLSNGSGNTRHQQHSSFRDLHKHVKVTVLLIFWWLVIGEEDVNITNLKLLTSYCMKTA, from the exons ATGGTTCTGCTCCGCCTCATCATCTCCAACCCAGCCCTGGTCGTGGTGCTGCTCGCCTCTCTCTGTGTCGCGGTTCTGCTCGCCTCTCATCCCGCATCTAGCATCAAG TATCCTCCTTGTTACAAGGACATCAGTTTCTGGATCAAGGAATCATTTACTGAAAACATTCTGTGTGAACTTGTTAGAGGAATTGCTGGGGATCTTGTAGAAGAG ACTGACACAGCCTCAGTGTTGTTAAAAGCTATTGGGTATATCAGATTCCTTCAGAGTCAAATTGAG GCCCTTAGTTTACCATACTTGAGCAATGGATCAGGGAACACAAGGCATCAACAACATTCT AGCTTCAGAGATTTACACAAACATGTAAAAGTGACGGTTCTCTTGATTTTTTGGTGGTTGGTGATTGGGGAAGAAGATGTGAATATAACCAATCTGAAGTTGCTTACCAG CTACTGCATGAAAACTGCTTGA